In one Fusarium keratoplasticum isolate Fu6.1 chromosome 5, whole genome shotgun sequence genomic region, the following are encoded:
- a CDS encoding Polynucleotide adenylyltransferase produces the protein MDTQTTTAEPQHPYPPSPWNTVSTITSSTTSSTTASTTSSHSAPAADGSFFPDPAATQFHSHLDFLPFLLPQQSNIYHAQLLHYNKLISPARGGGLQTPPLPPVVSAPHIQAAPRSRSSSKVSLKDASAGKGNTGGGHGSRSHQNSDKSRSVVTSKEVPPKMPSKQSADSSRPLPRRSAPSAQSHSSSVPSTPHQHARQFSFEDREPSPTGTNNHSPRSAYSETNSTLPSLRPLPPRLGGCKYETAQINSRRRIPYSVGNDRLEKLDLQTVKSKLTEDEERKLATDMREVYDRLLPTAAVEENRKKLVLKLEKIFNDEWPGHDIRVHLFGSSGNLLCSDDSDVDICITTSWRELEGVCMIADLLARRGMEKVVCISAAKVPIVKIWDPELGLACDMNVNNTLALENTRMVRTYIDTDPRVRELAMIVKYWTRRRIVNDAAFGGTLSSYTWICLIIAFLQLRSPPVLPALHQLSHKLPRPDGTMPDFADDLKKLSGFGNKNKSSIAELLFQFFRFYAHEFDYDKHVLSVRLGKLVTKHEKKWHYAINNQLCVEEPFNTSRNLGNTADEYSFRGLHMELRRAFDLISVANLEEACEPYVFPKEEERVWSRPPPQSRPVLLRSSSQTHSGRGGRGNHRGGRHNNNFHRNNGGNRRASSGVPQYDSNTNTNNVYIPQVNMQQDLQWYQNPQFQFQYTQQDLMTQMAYHQENMRLLYASQSPAFMQHQAQAQAQAMNQQQQRMSTSTGSNQQQQQQQSTDRSRTNSFDNPPLSAPLRPDLYALYGMTLGGPFFPQAGGYGTYPSSPASTNGATQDFRRSMQRSGANNEAGGSTNGTLRSHSQPASRSPSAQAAGNYFGNQQVNGANSRSMNGVPIPSFMSDDTDFDETPKAHTDSPQSEEGKYGAFYLTESPSPGKQSQKSQPGSNGIAFGDLSQKSSPGRRRLSTDQLPQTILDRRMRRTSRSPSPLGHSRAFSASTASAPLAQAPFPGSQNKNLSRPLVVNGSCLKTSVIQSPRQPSGSESNASEDSSNFENPLQIDVGNGVPSYPVDGPIVSSSAPEEAAVKQGVSNQVPVVANGTTPHMAPSTADDPSFRERILMMNTYYMAASNLAQEPVAGTSRLSPSTRQRLMSRQQNGIAPLDLAIAEHRIDRPVGQDFAHLSPVYENRTPSPTVVRKPDGPLKSDKQAAQNSPKASRGDGPKAGQKPDERVQDSQDGSKPQKGQKATAQSQKVNGIRENGHVRGAKSESDGGWQKAGKGKKKGANNAANQGNGEQLPKLESERKGG, from the exons ATGGACACCCAGACCACAACGGCCGAACCTCAGCATCCCTATCCCCCAAGTCCTTGGAACACGGTCTCGACGATAACATCGAGCACGACGAGTtcgacgacggcctcgacgacgagcagCCACAGCGCTCCCGCCGCCGACGGCTCCTTCTTCCCCGACCCGGCCGCCACCCAGTTTCACTCTCATCTCGACTTCCTCCCCTTTCTCCTCCCCCAGCAGTCCAACATCTACCACGCCCAGCTCCTACACTACAACAAGCTCATCTCGCCCGCCCGCGGAGGCGGCCTGCAGACGCCGCCGCTCCCTCCCGTCGTCTCCGCTCCCCATATCCAGGCCGCGCCCAGGTCGCGATCTTCTAGCAAGGTGTCGCTCAAGGACGCATCCGCCGGTAAGGGGAACACAGGAGGAGGCCATGGGAGCAGGTCACATCAGAACTCAGACAAGAGTCGCTCGGTTGTAACCTCCAAGGAGGTTCCGCCCAAGATGCCTTCCAAACAGTCGGCCGACTCATCGAGGCCTCTGCCCCGTCGATCCGCGCCCTCGGCTCAGTCCCATTCCAGCTCTGTGCCCTCGACGCCTCATCAGCACGCTCGCCAATTTTCCTTTGAGGATCGCGAGCCGTCCCCTACCGGCACAAACAATCACTCCCCCCGATCCGCCTACTCCGAGACAAATAGCACCCTGCCGTCGCTGCGGCCCTTGCCACCGCGATTAGGGGGCTGCAAGTATGAGACGGCCCAGATCAACTCCAGAAGGAGGATACCTTATTCGGTCGGCAACGACCgtcttgagaagctggactTGCAGACGGTAAAAAGCAAGCtgaccgaggatgaggagcgaAAGTTGGCGACCGACATGCGAGAGGTCTATGACCGACTGCTGCCCACTGCCGCTGTCGAGGAGAACCGCAAGAAGCTGGTGCTGAAGCTTGAAAAGATCTTCAACGACGAGTGGCCTGGACACGACATCCGTGTTCATCTCTTTGGTTCTTCTGGAAATCTCCTTTGTTCGGATGACTCTGATG TGGATATCTGCATCACGACCTCGTGGCGCGAATTGGAGGGCGTTTGCATGATCGCCGACCTCCTGGCGCGAC GGGGAATGGAAAAGGTTGTCTGCATTTCGGCAGCCAAGGTGCCAAttgtcaagatctgggatcCTGAATTGGGCCTTGCCTGCGACATGAATGTCAACAACACCCTTGCTCTCGAGAACACCCGCATGGTTCGAACATATATAGACACCGACCCTCGAGTTCGTGAGCTTGCCATGATTGTCAAGTATTGGACCCGGAGGAGGATAGTCAATGATGCGG CGTTCGGCGGCACATTGAGTTCTTACACTTGGATTTGCTTGATCATCGCGTTCCTGCAGCTCCGAAGCCCTCCCGTCCTCCCCGCGCTGCATCAGCTGTCACACAAGCTTCCCAGGCCGGACGGTACCATGCCCGACTTTGCCGATGATCTCAAGAAGCTGTCTGGTTTTGGAAACAAGAACAAGTCATCGATCGCCGAGCTTCTGTTCCAGTTCTTTCGCTTCTACGCGCACGAGTTTGACTACGATAAGCACGTTCTCTCGGTCCGTCTCGGAAAGCTAGTTACCAAGCATGAGAAGAAGTGGCACTATGCGATTAACAACCAGCTCTGCGTCGAAGAGCCGTTCAACACCTCCCGTAACCTCGGGAACACGGCCGACGAGTACTCGTTCCGGGGATTGCATATGGAACTTCGACGAGCGTTCGACTTGATTTCAGTGGCGAACTTGGAAGAAGCGTGTGAACCGTACGTGTTTCccaaagaggaggagagggtATGGTCCCGACCACCGCCACAATCTCGGCCTGTCCTGTTGCGCAGCTCGTCGCAGACACATTCTGGACGTGGCGGCCGTGGAAACCACCGCGGTGGACGACACAACAACAATTTTCACCGGAACAACGGGGGGAATCGGCGAGCATCGTCGGGCGTTCCCCAATATGattccaacaccaacaccaataACGTGTATATCCCGCAGGTCAACATGCAGCAGGACCTGCAGTGGTATCAGAACCCGCAGTTCCAGTTCCAGTATACACAGCAAGATCTCATGACTCAGATGGCATATCACCAGGAGAACATGCGGCTTTTGTATGCTTCTCAGTCACCAGCATTTATGCAGCACCAGGCCCAAGCCCAGGCTCAGGCCATgaaccagcagcagcagaggatGTCGACCAGCACAGGCTCcaaccagcaacagcagcagcaacagtcTACGGACCGCTCGAGGACGAATTCCTTCGATAACCCGCCACTGAGTGCGCCCCTACGACCTGATCTGTATGCCCTGTATGGAATGACTCTGGGAGGGCCTTTCTTCCCTCAGGCAGGTGGCTACGGAACGTACCCTTCGTCTCCAGCTAGTACCAATGGCGCAACCCAGGACTTTCGTCGTTCCATGCAGCGATCAGGAGCGAACAATGAGGCAGGTGGCTCAACGAACGGTACTCTGCGGTCACACTCTCAGCCCGCATCCCGATCTCCGTCAGCGCAGGCAGCTGGGAACTACTTTGGTAACCAGCAAGTCAATGGCGCCAACTCTCGTAGCATGAATGGTGTTCCAATCCCGAGTTTCATGTCTGACGACACAGATTTCGACGAGACCCCCAAGGCTCATACCGACTCTCCACAGTCGGAAGAGGGCAAGTATGGCGCGTTTTACTTGACAGAGAGCCCTAGCCCCGGTAAACAATCTCAAAAGTCGCAGCCTGGTTCCAACGGTATTGCCTTTGGGGATCTCAGCCAAAAATCCAGCCCAGGACGTCGACGGCTCTCAACAGATCAACTCCCACAGACGATTCTCGACCGcaggatgagaaggacaTCCCGATCGCCCTCGCCACTGGGACACTCGCGAGCTTTCTCTGCAAGCACCGCATCGGCGCCACTTGCACAGGCCCCTTTCCCTGGAAGCCAGAACAAGAATCTCTCTCGACCCTTGGTTGTCAATGGGTCATGTCTGAAGACGAGTGTCATCCAGAGCCCACGCCAACCATCGGGCTCAGAGAGCAATGCTTCAGAAGACTCTTCCAACTTTGAGAACCCTCTCCAGATCGACGTTGGAAACGGTGTGCCAAGTTACCCCGTTGACGGTCCAATTGTCTCGTCAAGTGCACCAGAAGAGGCAGCGGTCAAGCAAGGGGTTTCTAACCAAGTTCCTGTTGTAGCGAACGGAACCACACCGCATATGGCCCCATCAACAGCTGATGATCCATCATTCCGAGAGCgcatcttgatgatgaacaCGTACTACATGGCCGCCTCTAATCTCGCGCAAGAACCAGTGGCGGGAACTTCACGCCTGTCGCCCTCGACCCGACAGCGTTTGATGTCCCGTCAGCAGAATGGAATTGCGCCGCTTGATCTCGCCATCGCTGAGCACCGAATTGATCGCCCTGTTGGTCAAGATTTTGCTCATCTTTCTCCAGTGTACGAGAACCGCACTCCTTCTCCCACAGTGGTTCGAAAGCCCGATGGACCTTTGAAATCAGACAAGCAGGCTGCACAGAACAGCCCCAAGGCATCACGGGGAGATGGGCCCAAGGCAGGCCAGAAGCCTGACGAGCGAGTGCAGGATTCCCAGGATGGATCGAAGCCTCAAAAGGGCCAGAAAGCCACTGCGCAGTCTCAGAAGGTCAACGGGATCCGAGAGAACGGCCACGTACGCGGGGCTAAGAGCGAGAGCGACGGAGGCTGGCAAAAGGCGGGcaaaggaaagaagaagggtgcCAACAATGCCGCAAATCAAGGGAACGGCGAGCAGCTTCCCAAGCTTGAATCTGAGCGCAAGGGAGGCTGA